A region of the Edaphobacter lichenicola genome:
AACTGGAAGATGAGTTTGACATCAGCAAATCGCCTCTGCTCAGCACCACTGGCGCCATGGTGCTCGACGGCAGCACCACCCTCCGCGATCTCGGCAACCAACTCCACTGGACGTTCCCGCGCGAGCCCGGTGTTGAAACTCTGGCCGGTTTCCTCCTTGCGAACCTGGGCCACATTCCGACCACTGGCGAGAGCGTCGAGCACGGAGGCCGCCGCTATGAAGTTGCCGAGATGGCGGGCCGCCGTATCAGCCGCGTCATCGTTGAGGACGTAGCTCCGCCGCTGAACCGGATCGAAGACGAAGCCGACAGCAGGGAAGCCATCCAGTGACTCTGAATCGCGCGGCCATCTGGCGACCACTCCGCCGTATCCTCCTCACCCTTCCGGTCCTGTGGGTGGTGGTTTCGGTGGTCTTCCTCCTCATCCACCTCGTTCCCGGCGACCCGATCGTCCAGATGCTTGGCGAAGGCGCCACTGCTTCCGACATCGACGCACTCCGCCACGCTTATGGTCTCGACGCCCCACTTGGCCAGCAGTACGCCCACTACTGGCATGGCATTCTGCACGCCGACCTTGGCCAATCCCTGCGGCTGCACGACTCGGTCGTCCACCTCGTTCTACAGCGCTATCCGTATACCCTGGCTCTCACCGCCGCGGCGCTGCTGATCGGTATAGCGCTCTCTATCCCGGCTGGTATTGCCTCGGCTCTCCATCGCAGCCGCTGGCAGGACCGCGTTCTCGGCGTGGCGTCACTCGTCGGCCTCTCCTTCCCAAACTTCGCTCTGGGGCCAATCCTTATCCTTGTCTTTTCTATTCAGTTTGGCTGGCTTCCGGTTTCGGGAGCGGGCACGGGGGACGCCACCAGCTTCGTCCTCCACCTCATCCTGCCCGCTATCACGCTCGGTCTCTCGCTGGCCGCGATCCTCACTCGGATGGTCCGTACGGCTATGCTGGAAGAGCTGAACCAGGACTACATCCGCACGGCCCGCGCCAAGGGCCTTACCCAGAACGCTGTCGTCTACCGCCACGCTCTACGCAACGCTCTGATCCCGGTTTTGACGGTTATTGGGCTGCAGTTCGGCAGTCTTCTTGCGGGTGCCATCGTAACCGAAACAATCTTCAGTTGGCCCGGGATCGGCCGGCTCACCCTGTCGGCCATCTCCAACCGCGACTATGCTCTTGTTCAAGGCTGCATTCTCGCGGTCGGGCTAACTTATGTTGTAGTGAATCTCCTGACCGACATCGCCTACACTGTAGCCAATCCGCGCATGCGCGCCGAGTAACCGCGCCCAGAGAAGGAAGCATGAAAACCAGCCCCCTCGTTCGCTGCACCGCTGCTGCTCTGATGATCGTCGCTACAACCATCGCCTCCGCGGCGCAGACCAAATCTTCGGGGTCCGAGCCCGTTCCGCCTATGCTTCGTCCGAAGCCTCCGGCGGTCGAGCCCACCATGCCCCCCGCGCATCCCTTTCATGATGCGCGCTATGGAGTTACCTTTACTGTTCCGGCGGCCTGGGAGCTTAACCGCAAAGACTCCGAGGTCAGCACCTTCAACCTCGATGCCCGGTCCGTCGCTCACACTACCCAGTTGCGCGCCGTTGCCAGCATCAGCTTCAACCCGCACCCCAACTCCACCTTCAGCGGAGCCTTCTTCTACTTCAGCGTCACGCCGCACCTCAGCTCTGCCGAGTGCAGCGCGCAGGCCACCGTGCGCGATCCTCACACCATTTCCAGCGCACAGATCGGGGGCCTACCATTCACCCATGGCTACGACGAGCACGGCGGAATCTGCACCGAATCTCGCGACGAGATCTATACGACCGCGCGCAACAACGCGTGCTATCGCTTCGACGCCGTCATCAACACCTTCTGCGGCGGGGATGTCAGCGGGGTGCAGGACATCTCGCCACGGGAATTAGATGCCGTGCGCCATCGCATGCAGAAGATTCTTGACTCCGTCCACTTCGACACCAACTAGCGAACTCGTCCAAAGGTGTGAAACCCGTCAAGGGCGACGCCGTTCCTTGGAAGGGATAAACTGTTCGTGAACTAGGCTCGACCTGAGGACTCCGCGATGAAGAAGAATCTGCCCACTACTCCTGACCGCCGCACCTTTCTCAAGACCGGAGGCGTTGCCGCCGCAGCCCTTCTCACCAAGGGCGCCATCGCCGCCGAAACCGCGCGTACGTTGCCACCGCTCCCAGCCAATGTGAATACTCGTACGGCGATGCCCACTCGCAATCTCGGCAAGACCGGCTACAAAGTGGGCATCTTCTCGCTTGGGGGGCAGGCTGCCTTGGAGAAGCACGAAAACTTCGACGTCGCAGTCCCCATCATCGAGCGTGCGCTCGACCTTGGCGTCAACTACATCGACACCTCCTCCATCTACGGCGGCCCTGAACGTTGGAGCGAGCAGTACGTCGGCCGCGTCATGAAGACCCGGCGCAACGAGGCCTTCCTCGCCACCAAAACGAAGGAGCGCACCCGCGACGGCTCCCTGCGGATGATCGAGAAGTCGCTCCAACT
Encoded here:
- a CDS encoding ABC transporter permease, giving the protein MTLNRAAIWRPLRRILLTLPVLWVVVSVVFLLIHLVPGDPIVQMLGEGATASDIDALRHAYGLDAPLGQQYAHYWHGILHADLGQSLRLHDSVVHLVLQRYPYTLALTAAALLIGIALSIPAGIASALHRSRWQDRVLGVASLVGLSFPNFALGPILILVFSIQFGWLPVSGAGTGDATSFVLHLILPAITLGLSLAAILTRMVRTAMLEELNQDYIRTARAKGLTQNAVVYRHALRNALIPVLTVIGLQFGSLLAGAIVTETIFSWPGIGRLTLSAISNRDYALVQGCILAVGLTYVVVNLLTDIAYTVANPRMRAE